The Bacillus xiapuensis genome window below encodes:
- a CDS encoding putative polysaccharide biosynthesis protein, translating into MPKADQASFMRGAVILTMAAVIVKILSAVYRVPFQNIVGDVGFYIYQQVYPLYGMAVALSTYGFPVIISKLIAEHEGNDWYIQRLVRLSFIITSAIGAGLFAAIYWGASSIAGLMGDPSLAPLIQITAFSYLLMPLLTVWRGTFQGKGNMVPTAVSQTVEQSVRVGAILLCSFLIIEMGYSLYGAGAAAFAGSLAGSVAGAIVLYVCMRKRHAKLTVGSRVRAPLHKKEARILLVQGAAICISSMTLVLLQLVDSLNLYSGLIQAGADELAAKTAKGVYDRGQPLVQLGTVAAASLALTLVPLVTSAHRKGKKLELRRAVRLALKVSFTLGLAAAVGLINIMDAVNVMLFESSEGSAVLSVFCFSILFSSIILTLSGILQGLDKEFLPVFAAAAAVMGKYIGNVVLVPLYGTAGASFSTMIALGGAAVMLIISIRTCLNIRLIDWMFIGRATVAVACMTAVLQLWRRGAEHFLFSGEGSRAQMTVIAVSSVVIGASVFICALLKAGLFTNEELRQIPLGDKLQQIKDKISKKK; encoded by the coding sequence GTGCCAAAGGCGGATCAGGCGTCTTTCATGCGCGGAGCCGTCATCTTAACCATGGCCGCTGTCATTGTTAAAATTTTAAGCGCTGTGTACCGGGTGCCCTTTCAGAATATAGTTGGTGACGTTGGTTTCTATATTTATCAGCAAGTGTATCCTTTATACGGCATGGCAGTGGCCTTATCCACTTATGGATTTCCCGTCATTATTTCTAAATTAATTGCAGAGCATGAAGGAAACGATTGGTATATACAGAGACTGGTTCGATTGTCCTTTATCATTACCAGTGCAATCGGCGCCGGATTGTTTGCCGCTATTTATTGGGGAGCCAGCTCGATTGCGGGGCTAATGGGTGATCCTTCTCTTGCACCGCTGATTCAGATAACCGCCTTTTCTTATCTGCTGATGCCTTTATTAACGGTGTGGAGAGGAACTTTTCAGGGAAAAGGAAATATGGTTCCGACGGCTGTTTCACAAACTGTTGAGCAATCCGTGCGCGTAGGAGCGATTTTGCTGTGCTCTTTCCTCATCATTGAAATGGGATATTCTCTCTATGGAGCGGGTGCTGCCGCGTTTGCAGGCTCGCTGGCAGGCAGCGTGGCCGGAGCCATTGTTTTATACGTATGCATGCGCAAAAGGCACGCCAAATTAACGGTTGGATCACGAGTGAGAGCGCCTCTGCACAAGAAGGAGGCGCGAATCCTTTTAGTGCAAGGAGCGGCGATCTGTATCTCGAGTATGACACTCGTGCTGCTGCAGCTGGTTGATTCATTGAATCTGTATAGCGGACTTATACAAGCGGGGGCAGATGAGCTGGCGGCTAAAACGGCTAAAGGAGTGTACGATCGCGGCCAGCCGCTTGTGCAGCTGGGAACGGTGGCGGCTGCTTCGCTGGCACTGACACTTGTTCCGCTCGTAACGTCGGCTCATCGAAAGGGAAAGAAGCTTGAATTGAGAAGGGCGGTCCGCCTGGCTTTAAAAGTCAGCTTCACGTTGGGGTTGGCGGCGGCTGTCGGTCTAATCAATATCATGGATGCTGTTAACGTCATGCTATTCGAAAGCAGTGAAGGTTCCGCTGTGCTTTCCGTTTTTTGTTTCTCAATTTTGTTCAGCTCGATCATCCTGACTTTATCGGGCATACTTCAAGGGCTGGATAAAGAATTTCTTCCAGTCTTTGCCGCTGCGGCAGCCGTGATGGGCAAGTATATCGGAAATGTTGTCCTCGTTCCCCTCTATGGAACAGCCGGTGCCTCCTTTTCAACAATGATCGCTCTCGGGGGAGCGGCCGTTATGCTGATCATCAGCATCCGCACTTGCTTGAACATCCGGCTGATCGACTGGATGTTTATAGGGAGGGCGACAGTTGCCGTTGCCTGTATGACGGCTGTGCTGCAGCTGTGGCGGCGTGGAGCCGAACACTTTCTCTTTAGCGGGGAGGGGAGCCGGGCACAGATGACGGTCATAGCTGTCAGCAGTGTCGTCATAGGAGCCAGTGTTTTTATTTGCGCCCTGCTAAAAGCGGGGTTATTTACAAATGAAGAGCTGCGGCAAATTCCACTTGGAGACAAGCTGCAGCAAATCAAGGATAAAATCAGTAAAAAAAAATAG